A section of the Halopiger aswanensis genome encodes:
- a CDS encoding zinc-dependent alcohol dehydrogenase, whose protein sequence is MEALTWHGEKDIRVDEVPKPEIVNPTDAVIEITATAICGSDLHLYNGYMPGMREGDVIGHEPMGEVIEVGDEVETLEVGDRVVVPFTVSCGSCWFCEEELYSLCDNSNPNAEVARAAMGQSPAGLLGYSHMLGGYAGGQAEYLRVPYADVGPIKVNSDLEDEQVLFLSDVFPTGYMAAENADIEEGDTVAVWGCGPVGQFSIQSAWMLGAERVIAIDRIPERLEMAADHGDAETINFEHEDVYDRLMEMTGGRGPDRCIDAVGTEAHGTGLKGVTDKVKQEMHLQDDRPVVLRQAIKCCRKGGTLSVPGVYIRNSDNVPFGPLMNKALTVKTGQTHVQRYLGPLLERIEEGEIDPSFIVTHETSLTDGPEMYETFNNKEDDCIKVVLTP, encoded by the coding sequence ATGGAAGCACTCACCTGGCACGGCGAAAAGGACATCCGCGTCGACGAGGTTCCGAAACCGGAGATCGTCAACCCGACCGATGCGGTAATCGAGATTACGGCGACCGCGATCTGCGGCTCGGACCTCCACCTCTACAACGGCTACATGCCCGGCATGCGCGAGGGCGACGTCATCGGCCACGAGCCGATGGGCGAGGTGATCGAGGTCGGCGACGAGGTCGAAACCCTCGAGGTCGGCGACCGGGTCGTGGTCCCCTTCACGGTCAGCTGCGGCTCCTGCTGGTTCTGCGAGGAGGAACTGTACTCGCTGTGTGACAACTCGAACCCCAACGCGGAGGTCGCCCGCGCAGCCATGGGCCAGTCGCCAGCAGGGCTGCTAGGCTACTCGCACATGCTCGGCGGCTACGCCGGCGGTCAGGCCGAGTACCTGCGCGTTCCCTACGCCGACGTCGGCCCGATCAAGGTCAATTCTGACCTCGAGGACGAGCAGGTCCTGTTCCTCTCGGACGTCTTCCCCACGGGCTACATGGCCGCCGAGAACGCCGATATCGAAGAGGGCGACACCGTCGCGGTGTGGGGCTGCGGCCCGGTCGGCCAGTTCTCGATTCAGAGCGCCTGGATGCTCGGCGCCGAGCGCGTGATCGCCATCGACCGCATCCCCGAACGCCTCGAGATGGCCGCCGATCACGGCGACGCGGAGACGATCAACTTCGAGCACGAGGACGTCTACGACCGGCTAATGGAGATGACCGGCGGGCGCGGTCCCGACCGCTGTATCGACGCGGTCGGCACCGAGGCCCACGGCACCGGCCTCAAGGGTGTCACCGACAAGGTGAAACAGGAGATGCACCTGCAGGACGACCGCCCCGTGGTCCTCCGCCAGGCGATCAAGTGCTGCCGGAAGGGCGGCACGCTCTCGGTTCCGGGCGTCTACATCAGAAACTCGGACAACGTCCCGTTCGGCCCGCTGATGAACAAGGCGCTGACGGTCAAAACGGGCCAGACCCACGTCCAGCGGTATCTGGGGCCGCTGCTCGAGCGGATCGAGGAGGGCGAGATCGACCCATCCTTTATCGTCACCCACGAGACGTCGCTGACGGACGGCCCGGAGATGTACGAGACGTTCAACAACAAGGAAGACGACTGCATCAAGGTCGTGCTGACGCCCTGA
- a CDS encoding nucleotide sugar dehydrogenase translates to MTGAEPSSTNSSDAVSLYEASVDEARQREALTGGEVPVAVYGLGKMGLPLAAVYAETTGNVTGVDIDPDVVETVNNGENHVIGEPGLDELVAEQVGGDRLEATTDGAAAAADARVHVIIVPTLLDEDNEPNLATVESVADDIAAGLSPGDLVIAESTLPPGTCRDVLQPHLVQESGLEADEFGLAFCPERTSSGRALQDIRGAYPKVVGGVDDESTRAATVVYDELSSNEVHPVSDATTAEAVKVFEGLYRDVNIGLANELGRLADELGISVREAIDTANDLPMCQLHDPGPGVGGHCIPYYPHFLLGRTEEPMDLTHTARRVNDGMPRVVVDRLEQQLDATGVDLADASVVVLGLTYRPGVEETRASPALAIVDELTERGADVAGVDPLVDPAEYGARPIALEDLEAESETLDAAVVVTPHEAFERVSWADLEPLVVVDGRDAVDLAETDHREYTLAGSRSGQPPAPETAAGPNGADARTADDLETEAESEATGATRTDGGSGHGADNDV, encoded by the coding sequence ATGACCGGGGCAGAACCCTCGAGCACGAACTCGAGCGACGCCGTATCCCTCTACGAGGCGAGCGTCGACGAGGCCCGCCAGCGCGAGGCGCTGACCGGCGGCGAGGTCCCGGTCGCCGTCTACGGCCTCGGCAAGATGGGGCTCCCGCTGGCGGCCGTCTACGCCGAGACGACCGGCAACGTGACCGGCGTCGATATCGACCCCGACGTGGTCGAGACGGTCAACAACGGCGAGAACCACGTCATCGGCGAACCCGGCCTCGACGAGTTGGTCGCCGAGCAGGTCGGCGGCGACCGACTCGAGGCGACGACCGACGGCGCCGCGGCGGCCGCGGACGCTCGCGTCCACGTCATCATCGTCCCGACGCTGCTGGACGAGGACAACGAGCCGAACCTCGCGACGGTCGAATCGGTCGCCGACGACATCGCCGCGGGACTCTCGCCGGGCGACCTGGTGATCGCCGAGTCGACGCTGCCGCCCGGGACGTGTCGGGACGTCCTCCAGCCCCACCTGGTCCAGGAGAGCGGCCTCGAGGCCGACGAGTTCGGCCTCGCCTTCTGCCCCGAACGGACCTCGAGCGGCCGCGCGCTTCAGGACATCCGCGGCGCGTACCCGAAGGTCGTGGGCGGTGTCGACGACGAAAGCACCCGCGCCGCGACGGTCGTCTACGACGAACTCTCGAGCAACGAGGTCCACCCCGTTTCGGACGCGACGACTGCTGAAGCAGTGAAAGTGTTCGAGGGGCTCTACCGCGACGTCAACATCGGCCTGGCGAACGAACTGGGCCGACTCGCCGACGAACTCGGCATCTCCGTGCGCGAGGCGATCGATACGGCTAACGATCTGCCGATGTGCCAGCTGCACGATCCCGGCCCGGGCGTCGGCGGCCACTGCATCCCCTACTACCCGCACTTCCTGCTGGGCCGGACGGAGGAACCGATGGACCTGACCCACACCGCGCGACGGGTCAACGACGGGATGCCGCGCGTCGTGGTCGACCGCCTCGAGCAACAACTCGACGCGACCGGCGTCGACCTCGCTGACGCCTCGGTCGTCGTCCTCGGGCTCACGTACCGCCCCGGCGTCGAGGAGACCCGCGCCTCGCCGGCGCTTGCCATCGTCGACGAACTGACCGAGCGCGGCGCGGACGTGGCCGGCGTCGATCCGCTGGTCGACCCCGCCGAGTACGGCGCGCGGCCGATCGCACTCGAGGACCTCGAGGCCGAATCGGAAACGCTCGACGCGGCCGTCGTCGTGACGCCCCACGAGGCGTTCGAGCGGGTTTCGTGGGCCGACCTCGAGCCGCTGGTCGTCGTCGACGGCCGCGACGCGGTCGACCTCGCGGAGACTGACCACCGGGAGTACACGCTCGCGGGCTCGCGAAGCGGGCAGCCGCCCGCTCCCGAGACCGCAGCGGGGCCTAACGGAGCCGACGCAAGGACGGCTGACGACCTCGAGACCGAAGCGGAATCCGAGGCGACCGGTGCAACGAGAACCGACGGTGGATCCGGACACGGAGCGGACAACGATGTATAA
- a CDS encoding glycosyltransferase family 4 protein: MHVLTLTTNADAPFMTEQMRALERRGVSFSTLPVSGEGDSGKTRSPTDYLKYFPEVIAEAGNGYDLVHAHYGLTAPMALAQVRKPVVLSLWGSDLYGPVGPVSRTCAPLCDEVVVMSEEMRETLDHDCRVIPDGVDLEKFQPASQDEAREVVGWDPDEYHVLFPYLPEREVKNYPRARRLVNAVNGLVDRPVRLQTVYGVDHDTVPDYMNAADALLLTSRSEGSPNSVKEALACNLPVVSVDVGDVSERLEGVDPSLVSDDDEDLIEGLREILESGERSNGREAAREVSVERTADRLHSLYERVAAGGR; encoded by the coding sequence ATGCACGTCCTCACGCTGACGACGAACGCCGATGCGCCGTTTATGACAGAGCAGATGCGTGCGCTCGAGCGACGCGGCGTCTCGTTTTCCACGCTGCCGGTGTCGGGGGAGGGCGATTCCGGGAAGACTCGGAGCCCGACCGACTATCTCAAGTACTTTCCCGAGGTGATCGCGGAGGCTGGCAACGGCTACGATCTGGTCCACGCCCACTACGGGCTGACGGCGCCGATGGCGCTCGCACAGGTGCGCAAACCGGTCGTGCTCTCGCTGTGGGGCTCTGACCTCTACGGCCCCGTCGGGCCCGTGAGCCGCACCTGTGCGCCGCTCTGTGACGAGGTGGTCGTGATGTCCGAGGAGATGCGCGAGACGCTGGATCACGACTGCCGCGTGATTCCCGACGGCGTCGATCTCGAGAAGTTCCAGCCGGCGTCCCAGGACGAGGCCCGCGAGGTCGTCGGCTGGGACCCCGACGAGTACCACGTCCTCTTTCCCTATCTCCCCGAACGCGAGGTGAAGAATTACCCCAGAGCGCGGCGGCTCGTCAACGCCGTCAACGGGCTCGTCGACCGGCCGGTCCGGCTACAGACCGTCTACGGCGTCGACCACGACACCGTCCCCGACTACATGAACGCCGCGGACGCCCTGCTGTTGACCTCCCGCAGCGAAGGCTCGCCGAACTCCGTCAAGGAGGCGCTGGCCTGCAACCTGCCCGTCGTCTCGGTCGACGTCGGCGACGTCTCGGAACGCCTCGAGGGGGTCGATCCCTCGCTCGTCTCGGACGACGACGAGGATCTGATCGAAGGACTGCGGGAGATCCTCGAGTCCGGCGAGCGGTCGAACGGTCGCGAGGCGGCCCGCGAGGTCAGCGTGGAGCGGACGGCCGACCGGTTGCACTCTCTGTACGAACGGGTCGCTGCCGGGGGGCGGTAA
- a CDS encoding glycosyltransferase family 2 protein: MYKGNTIGVVVTSYNEEAFVGRVIETVPAFVDRIYAVDDVSQDGSWDVIQRVAERINEEAAETEQELALADGGDGRRVVPIQHDENRGYGAAVKTGYERAAADGIDVVAVMNGDGQMDPEILDRIIDPVVTGEADYAKGNRLLSPEDREGMSTFRFVGNAMLTGLSKFATGYWTIGDPQNGYTAISRETIESLDLDEITDRYGFLNHILTHLNVDERRVADVSMSAVYGDEESSIRYTSFVKFVSLLLLRSFLWRLKRRYVVEGFHPAALFYGTGASGLAGGVAGAVGSIARSRGEDGRDGLTGLLASFVAVLLGLVSLGAAIAMDADENEPLEVTYYDAEDGETRDDQERIDARDERPSVEMRSETRSQPQPQLNRGSEATTDGEP, from the coding sequence ATGTATAAGGGCAACACGATCGGCGTCGTCGTCACGTCGTACAACGAGGAGGCGTTCGTCGGCCGCGTCATCGAGACCGTTCCGGCGTTCGTCGACCGGATCTACGCCGTCGACGACGTCTCGCAGGACGGCAGTTGGGACGTGATCCAGCGCGTGGCCGAGCGGATCAACGAGGAGGCTGCAGAGACGGAGCAGGAACTGGCCCTCGCCGACGGCGGCGACGGTCGGCGCGTCGTGCCGATCCAACACGACGAAAACCGCGGCTACGGCGCCGCCGTCAAAACCGGCTACGAGCGCGCCGCCGCGGACGGAATCGACGTCGTCGCGGTGATGAACGGCGACGGCCAGATGGACCCCGAAATCCTCGACCGGATCATCGACCCCGTCGTCACCGGCGAGGCCGACTACGCGAAGGGCAACCGGCTCCTCTCGCCGGAGGATCGCGAGGGCATGTCGACGTTCCGCTTCGTCGGCAACGCCATGTTGACCGGCCTCTCGAAGTTCGCGACCGGCTACTGGACGATCGGCGACCCGCAGAACGGCTACACCGCCATCTCGCGGGAGACGATCGAGTCCCTCGACCTCGACGAGATCACCGACCGGTACGGCTTCCTCAACCACATCCTCACGCACTTAAACGTCGACGAGCGCCGGGTCGCCGACGTCTCGATGTCGGCGGTCTACGGCGACGAGGAGAGCAGCATCCGGTACACGTCGTTCGTCAAGTTCGTCTCCCTGCTGTTGCTCCGGAGCTTCCTGTGGCGGCTCAAGCGCCGCTACGTCGTCGAGGGATTCCACCCGGCGGCCCTCTTCTACGGCACCGGCGCCTCCGGGCTCGCGGGCGGCGTCGCCGGCGCCGTCGGCTCGATCGCACGGAGTCGCGGGGAGGACGGCCGCGACGGCCTTACGGGGCTGCTCGCGTCGTTCGTCGCCGTTTTGCTCGGCCTCGTCTCGCTCGGCGCCGCGATCGCGATGGACGCCGACGAGAACGAGCCGCTCGAGGTGACGTACTACGACGCCGAGGACGGCGAGACGCGCGACGACCAGGAGCGAATCGACGCTCGCGACGAGCGGCCGAGCGTAGAAATGCGTTCGGAGACCCGATCCCAACCGCAGCCGCAGTTGAATCGCGGCTCGGAAGCGACGACGGACGGCGAGCCCTGA
- a CDS encoding DUF7129 domain-containing putative zinc-binding protein has product MPLSRLLSELFTDSAPDHDSPSGPESAPGSRDESEPDSQPTTVLYECRNCGTNVDASATTCPACGGDDIVTYAID; this is encoded by the coding sequence ATGCCCCTCTCTCGCCTCCTCTCGGAACTGTTCACGGACTCCGCTCCCGACCACGACTCGCCCTCCGGTCCCGAATCAGCGCCCGGCTCCAGGGACGAAAGCGAGCCCGACAGCCAGCCGACGACTGTCCTCTACGAGTGTCGCAACTGCGGAACGAACGTCGACGCGAGCGCGACGACGTGCCCGGCCTGCGGCGGCGACGATATCGTCACCTACGCGATCGACTGA